A part of Onthophagus taurus isolate NC chromosome 7, IU_Otau_3.0, whole genome shotgun sequence genomic DNA contains:
- the LOC111423869 gene encoding chymase-like, with protein MKFFLVYVFILAKVHGIGRNPSLRIVAGFDCNPVEYPFYALVIISSNKGNKICGGSLVAPNFVLTAAHCCVENDIKRYNIQTGTESIDGKFDYKVNVTDIYIHAKYDPKEYNYDACMLKLHMQICKRQSTDYLDIAFFDYSKFNILTQCSRVISAGFGVQHRNERKGILQDHFPFPKKNLQCTLLTLLSNKECSKFWKKGFYNDTMLCAIDPTPRKSDVCYGDSGGPLMCGDIQIGIISYSRGCGFNNTPGVFTKVSKIKDFILNILKDDYNYLQLSFKKSLGTKLFMTSHYYFLIIVIFMSV; from the coding sequence atgaaattttttttggtgtatGTTTTTATCTTGGCGAAAGTGCATGGAATTGGTAGAAATCCGTCTTTGAGGATTGTGGCAGGATTCGATTGTAATCCAGTTGAGTATCCATTCTACGCCCTTGTAATAATAAGTTCTAACAAAGGGAATAAGATATGTGGCGGATCTTTGGTTGCTCCAAATTTTGTTCTGACAGCGGCTCATTGTTGCgttgaaaatgatattaaacGATATAATATTCAAACGGGAACAGAGAGTATTGACggaaaatttgattataaagTAAATGTTACTGATATTTATATCCATGCTAAATATGATCCAAAGGAATACAATTATGATGCTTGTATGTTGAAGTTACATATGCAAATTTGTAAAAGGCAGTCGACGGATTACTTAGATATCGCCTTCTttgattattcaaaatttaacattCTAACTCAATGTTCAAGAGTAATTAGTGCGGGATTTGGCGTTCAACATAGAAACGAACGGAAAGGTATACTTCAAGATCATTTTCCATTTCCCAAAAAAAATCTCCAATGTACTTTATTAACATTGTTGAGTAATAAAGAATGTTCTAAGTTTTGGAAAAAGGGATTTTACAACGATACCATGCTATGCGCAATTGATCCTACTCCAAGAAAAAGTGATGTTTGCTATGGGGATAGCGGAGGTCCACTAATGTGTGGTGATATACAAATtggaattatttcttatagCCGAGGATGTGGATTTAACAACACACCTGGAGTTTTTACAAAAGTATccaaaattaaagattttatattaaatattttaaaagatgattataATTATCTTCAactatcatttaaaaaatctttaggtacgaaattatttatgacatcacattattattttttaattattgtgatatTTATGAGtgtttaa